The sequence AAAAGGCTGTAAAATACTTCTTCCAGAAGATATTGATGTTTTAAAACCTGGTCAGAGCGCTGTTGCCTATTTTCTCCTTTACGCGCCCTTGCTTACCAGCAAGAACGTAGATTTACCGTTAGAAGTCTATTCTGAAAATAAGCTAGTGCAAAAGTTTAATGTTAACATAAAAATCTGCTATCCAGATATAAGAAGCCATATTTACAGAGCGAGATATAGTCCAAAAATAAATTTGAAGATGTTGAATCAAGTGAAAGAAATTTTGGAGAAATATGGAATACCAAGTATCGAGGTTTACGTGTGGAAGTCTCCTCCTACGCCGAATGTGCAGATCATGTTCGAGGGAAAGGAAGTAGCGTTTATAAAAGGCGATATTGGGAGTGGTTTTAGGCATATTTTTAAGATTCGAATGCACCGTGACGTGTTCATAGGCGAGGCAAAGGATCCTATATCGGGTTCTAGCAAATGGTATTGGGTTGTTCGATTATGGTTTTTCTGGCTTGACAAGAGCATATTTGATGAAGTTCCAGATGCTGAGAGGATAGAATTGTGGATCGATCCGGAGAAGAGAAGAGTAGATTGGGCTATCACGGATAGCCACTGGAAAGAAGTTGTTTACAAGGGACCAGTTGAAGGAGTTAGAGCCAGAATAATCGGCACATCCCAAAAATTCTACGAGATATTGAAGCCTAGAAACTTTCAAAAGCACTTGGGTAAAATAATACGCTCGTATCATCCGCCCGTTATCGACAATATGGAAACTGCCCAGATTTCGCCTGATAGTAGAGACCCTGAGAAAAAAATAACAACAATATATGAAGTGAACGACCCATAGATTTTACATACTAAAATTGTATATTTCATAAAATATTAAAATTATTTCGTTTAATTAACTCAAAATAAGAAATATATTGCAATTAAATATTCATTAATTAATGAAAACCAAAAAATAATTGTTTTAGCTGTAATAGTAGCGATCTCGGCAGTTGCTGCATTATTTTTCATACTCCCAAAAATGCAGACTAAACCCCAAAGGATGAGCATAAGCTGACTACTGGCGAAAGGTTGCAAGAAAGTTCGGTTAGCGAATTTCAGAAAAATGGTTATTGTTGTTTTCTGTTCGATCTACCTCTACATGGTGAACGAGGAAAAATGAATTCTTTAGAGAAAATACCGCTTGTTATCGAGAAAGGTTCCCGCGATATTATAAACGCGGCTGATTTTCTGAAAAACACGGAGAAACCGAGGTTTACGTAGTATCTAGGAGCTTAGGAAGTATCGTTACCCCTGTTGCGCTAGGTAATGGGGCTAAAATTGAAAAAGCTGAGCTTCTACCGGCGTCAGCAAATTTCTCCTACATATATTACAATAGCGTATTAGCTAAAAGTCCTAAGGCTAGGAAAGAGCTGGACACGTGGATTCACACAGATATTGTAAAAAGCATAAACCCATTGTACACGCGGCCAAACTATAGAGGAGAGATTCATTTCCACCGCGGAACAAAGGATAATCTACTACCGCCAGCATCGTGCCAGGCAGCTTTCGATGCGAGCATAAACGCTAAAGAGCGAAAGCTTTTCTGGCATAACCCTGGCCATAGCATGCCTAAAGAGGAGTATTTAAGCGAGGCACTAGAATTTTTCAGCGGTAAAACTTGTTTAGAAGTTGATGAAACTCTAGTAAACGGTTGTTTCGCCTATGCTTTAAATCAACAATGGATAATAGCCATTTTAAAGTAGAGCACTTGCGCATAAAACTAAGCATTATTTAACCATTTACTCATTATGATGAAATCTACTCCCCACCAGTGTTTTCTCAGTAAAGCTTCCGGTTTGAAGCCTATTTTAAGGTAGAGGTTTATAGCTGGTATAAGGACTGGCATTGTGTGCAAAAATATTTTATGACATTTCCTGCTTTCGCACTGTTCTATTATTTTCATGAGCAGCTTTCTCCCTATTCCACGCCTTTGGAATGAAGGATGAACAGCTATCCAAACTAGATTTGCTAAGCCGCTTTTACCGAATATTCTAAAAATCGCAACTCCCACTATTTCTTCCTCTTCTTCAGCGATAAAACAGTAAACATTCGGATCTTTTAATATTCTTGAATAAAAATCAGGATTGTGAGCGCTCACGTCGAATTCTACAGCCTTCTTTGGGTAGTAATCTCTCGCGTATTTCTCCCATGTATCCAAAAGCACCAATTTAGAAAGCCTTGAGACTTTTTCTAAATCCTCGCTTTTTAATTTTCTTATTTCAACCAATTAAATCCCCGCTATTCAATTTAACGTTCCTGTTAGCTGCTAATATTTTTTAATAAATAAAACTTAACGATGAAAGCCGAGAGAAAAACAGCAAATCCAGCGAAAATAAAGAGTAGCCGGGGTGTAAATATTTCAGCTAGATATCCTCCTAGTATACCTATAGACGCCGAATATATAGTTGAAAGTATGTTATCTACGGAGTATATGGACGCTCTGCTTCCTTCATCGCTCAGCTTCATAAGCAAGGTTTGGTATCCAATTGCGAAGGCCGGCCATACTGGAATGGTGAAAAACAAGGCAAAAATCGTGATATCTGTCGTTAAGCCATAAACTGTATATAGAACACTCCATCCGAGTCCGGCTAAAAATAATAAATTTACATCTCCTATCCGCTCTCCCAATCTACCATAGAGTATCGTTGATAAATTCGCAAGCGTGGTTACAGCTGATACTAGAGCCCATAAGCTTTCAAGATGAGATACAATAAATTCTTTAGCTTTCGCCTCGCCTGTAGAACCGGCAAACCTCGACGTGGATGCGAGTTTTTTAAGAGTTTTAGCAATGTACGAAATGTCGAGGGACATGCTATCACAATAGCGATTGGCGTATAGTATACTATTTAAATGTTTTCGAGGAACATATAATCGTATAATGCATGAACACTAGCGTGATTGAGTTAGTCTACGATAGGGGGACTATAGTTCTTAAAGGTAGTGTTTTTGCTCCACCAAGCTTTTTCAAATGGGATGAAAGAGTTAAATCTTATAGAGCATTAGCTTTTAGATACTGGGAAACAGTAAATTTCCTCAAAAAATGGAATGCAAATTTCAGAGATAACGTTTTAGACTTACAAACTGGTAAAATAAAGCTTCTCAAGACAATAAAGCTACGAAACTATCAGAAGGAGGCTTTAGAAAATTGGGTTAAAGCTGGAAAAAAGGGCGTTGTAGTTCTTCCGACCGGAGCAGGGAAAACCTTGGTTG is a genomic window of Thermoproteales archaeon containing:
- a CDS encoding GNAT family N-acetyltransferase: MVEIRKLKSEDLEKVSRLSKLVLLDTWEKYARDYYPKKAVEFDVSAHNPDFYSRILKDPNVYCFIAEEEEEIVGVAIFRIFGKSGLANLVWIAVHPSFQRRGIGRKLLMKIIEQCESRKCHKIFLHTMPVLIPAINLYLKIGFKPEALLRKHWWGVDFIIMSKWLNNA